The Ensifer canadensis genome has a segment encoding these proteins:
- a CDS encoding amino acid ABC transporter substrate-binding protein, with amino-acid sequence MSMTAIFVSSLIVGSPSASAQTTLASVKARGFLKCAASQGTVGFGAPDEKGYWRGLDVDTCRAVAVAVFNDKDKVEFVPLSGQQRVPALQTGEIDILPRTFTWTLRRDANGLNFTTPNYYEFTGFMMPKSLGVTKVEEMEGASVCVQTGSTTEVVANDVSKEHNLGLTPVVFENSSALSQAFFSGRCDALITDAAALASIRATKAENADDYVIFPATKFMDALTPAVRHGDDQWLDIVNWSIQALITGEQLGITQKNVAEMEKSEDPRVKRFLGVEPGNGAAIGLDEKFAGNIIAKLGNYGEMFDRNLGKDSPLKLDRGANRLFSDGGLMFPLAFQ; translated from the coding sequence ATGAGCATGACCGCGATCTTCGTCTCTAGTCTAATCGTCGGGTCACCTTCGGCGTCCGCGCAAACGACACTTGCCAGCGTCAAGGCGCGCGGCTTTCTGAAATGCGCCGCGAGCCAAGGTACCGTTGGCTTCGGAGCTCCCGATGAAAAGGGCTATTGGCGCGGCCTTGACGTTGACACCTGCAGAGCGGTGGCGGTCGCAGTCTTCAACGACAAGGACAAGGTGGAGTTCGTGCCCCTGAGTGGCCAGCAACGGGTGCCTGCTCTGCAAACCGGCGAAATCGACATCCTTCCGCGGACGTTCACCTGGACTCTGCGCCGCGATGCGAATGGACTCAACTTCACGACTCCGAACTACTATGAGTTCACCGGCTTCATGATGCCGAAGTCGCTCGGGGTGACGAAAGTCGAGGAGATGGAGGGCGCCTCGGTGTGCGTCCAGACCGGATCGACGACAGAGGTCGTCGCAAACGACGTCTCGAAAGAGCACAATCTTGGGCTTACGCCGGTCGTGTTCGAAAACAGTTCCGCATTGAGCCAAGCCTTCTTCTCCGGCAGGTGTGACGCGCTTATTACCGATGCCGCAGCGCTCGCATCGATCAGAGCCACAAAGGCCGAAAATGCCGACGACTATGTAATCTTTCCCGCTACCAAGTTCATGGACGCGCTCACGCCGGCGGTTCGTCACGGCGACGACCAGTGGCTCGACATTGTCAATTGGTCGATCCAGGCCCTGATCACCGGTGAACAGCTTGGGATCACGCAGAAAAATGTCGCTGAGATGGAAAAGTCGGAAGATCCGCGCGTCAAACGCTTCCTCGGGGTCGAGCCCGGAAATGGCGCCGCAATCGGTCTCGACGAAAAGTTCGCCGGCAACATCATCGCGAAGCTGGGCAACTACGGGGAGATGTTCGATCGCAACCTCGGCAAGGACAGTCCGCTGAAGCTGGATCGCGGTGCCAACCGGCTCTTTAGCGATGGCGGGTTGATGTTCCCGTTGGCGTTCCAGTAA
- a CDS encoding ABC transporter permease, translating into MNDWQYRLAEHRGTLTAVAIFVVMFIIYTANHPAGFTANVIQTAANKGVLLAFVAMAQTMVVITAGIDLSVGMIFLLTNCLASWLVVGSPLETTFGVVIVLAVGAVCGAINGAIVIYGRLQPIVATIATGAIYFGVALLLRPFPGGSVNEGLADALTGRIFGVVPASLAALAAVVVLIWVPFSRSVYGRAAYAVGSSETAAYMSGMPIRRGKLLAYTLSGLVAALGGLFLTFFTYTGDAAFASGNAYTLFSIAAVVLGGVSLFGGKGSAIGAVFGALAFRTIGDLLFVFDLDPLWQPLFQGLILLAAISLGALALFRVRNRLEWFL; encoded by the coding sequence ATGAACGACTGGCAGTATCGACTGGCCGAGCACCGGGGCACGCTGACTGCGGTTGCGATCTTCGTGGTGATGTTCATCATCTACACGGCGAACCATCCGGCTGGTTTCACAGCCAACGTTATTCAGACGGCTGCCAACAAGGGGGTGCTGCTCGCCTTTGTCGCGATGGCCCAAACCATGGTGGTGATAACCGCGGGCATTGACCTCTCCGTGGGCATGATCTTCCTTCTCACCAACTGCCTGGCCTCATGGTTGGTTGTGGGCTCGCCGCTCGAAACGACCTTCGGCGTCGTTATCGTCCTGGCCGTCGGGGCTGTGTGCGGCGCGATCAATGGAGCCATCGTCATATATGGGCGGCTGCAGCCGATCGTGGCGACGATTGCGACGGGGGCGATCTATTTCGGTGTCGCCCTGTTGCTGCGACCATTTCCGGGAGGTTCCGTTAACGAGGGTCTGGCGGACGCCCTGACGGGACGGATATTCGGAGTCGTCCCGGCGAGCCTCGCGGCACTCGCGGCGGTGGTTGTGCTGATATGGGTGCCCTTCAGCCGGTCGGTCTATGGCCGGGCCGCCTATGCCGTAGGTTCATCCGAAACGGCGGCCTACATGTCTGGCATGCCGATCCGGCGCGGCAAGCTGCTTGCCTATACGCTTTCGGGCCTGGTGGCCGCCCTCGGCGGGCTGTTTCTCACTTTTTTCACGTATACCGGTGACGCGGCTTTCGCCAGCGGTAACGCCTACACGCTGTTCTCGATTGCCGCAGTGGTGCTGGGGGGCGTTTCGCTGTTCGGCGGCAAGGGCAGCGCCATCGGTGCCGTCTTTGGTGCGCTGGCGTTCCGCACGATCGGCGACCTTTTGTTCGTTTTCGATCTCGACCCGCTCTGGCAACCGCTTTTCCAGGGACTGATCCTGCTTGCGGCCATCAGCCTCGGCGCTCTGGCCCTTTTCCGGGTGCGCAATAGATTGGAGTGGTTCCTGTGA
- a CDS encoding tautomerase family protein, whose product MPFVRITIVGETLADDPAAKKAAISSQVTAAIAEATGLSEREISVVFDEVDAGNWYVGRIDVGTLRSRSQQEST is encoded by the coding sequence ATGCCGTTCGTGCGGATCACCATCGTGGGCGAGACCCTCGCCGACGATCCTGCGGCCAAGAAGGCGGCAATCAGCAGCCAGGTCACTGCCGCGATTGCCGAGGCAACCGGATTATCCGAGCGCGAAATCTCCGTCGTCTTCGATGAGGTGGACGCAGGGAACTGGTATGTCGGCCGCATCGATGTCGGGACCCTGCGCTCACGCAGCCAGCAGGAGTCGACGTGA
- a CDS encoding LysR substrate-binding domain-containing protein: MNIRQIEVFYAVMTNGTASRAAEVLRISQPAVSKAIQELERDIGFALFRREKGRMFPTSEGQMFFREVEGSFSGLVHLKSAAARIRDFGSGEIRVASLSALSTNVLPRALSGFQKKHPNVAITFQAQMSSVVKDLVASGQFDVGLAADEIDIAGVDVRPFARYRVSIAVPSGHRLESADVIRPQDIDGEAFIALSPEDTTRRSAETIFFNENIKPKMVLETPYSTTICAMVQAGMGIGMVNPMTAEPYVGRGLSLRPFEPAVYFRTLLLLPPNRQPSRIVSDFVEEVMRHSVFQD, translated from the coding sequence ATGAACATCCGACAGATCGAGGTCTTTTACGCAGTGATGACCAACGGCACCGCGTCACGCGCAGCCGAAGTGCTTCGCATCTCGCAGCCTGCGGTCAGCAAGGCGATCCAGGAGCTCGAGCGCGATATAGGTTTTGCTCTTTTTCGCCGGGAGAAAGGCAGGATGTTTCCCACCTCCGAAGGACAGATGTTCTTCCGAGAGGTGGAAGGCTCGTTCTCAGGCCTGGTCCACCTCAAGAGTGCAGCGGCCCGTATCCGCGATTTCGGATCCGGTGAAATCCGGGTGGCCAGCCTTTCGGCTCTGAGCACCAACGTGCTGCCACGCGCGTTGAGCGGTTTCCAAAAAAAACACCCGAACGTCGCAATTACGTTCCAGGCACAGATGTCTTCCGTGGTGAAAGACCTCGTTGCGAGCGGTCAGTTCGATGTCGGGCTTGCGGCAGATGAGATCGATATTGCAGGCGTCGACGTACGCCCCTTTGCGCGCTATCGGGTATCGATCGCCGTGCCTTCAGGGCATCGGCTGGAGTCAGCCGACGTCATTCGACCCCAAGATATCGATGGCGAAGCGTTCATAGCGCTGTCGCCAGAAGACACGACACGGCGATCGGCAGAGACAATTTTCTTCAACGAAAACATCAAGCCGAAGATGGTTCTTGAGACGCCCTACTCGACCACGATCTGCGCAATGGTCCAGGCTGGGATGGGAATTGGAATGGTCAATCCCATGACCGCCGAGCCCTATGTGGGTCGCGGCCTTTCCTTGCGTCCCTTCGAGCCTGCGGTCTATTTCAGGACGTTGCTACTCTTGCCACCCAATCGGCAACCCTCTCGTATCGTTTCCGATTTCGTAGAGGAAGTCATGCGCCACTCGGTGTTTCAGGATTGA
- a CDS encoding sugar ABC transporter ATP-binding protein has product MENGGPLFCMEGISKRYGGVRALENAALSVRAGAIHAVLGENGAGKSTLIKIMAGVVAADEGQMTLDGQPVKFASPAAANAAGIVCVFQELSLIPELSVADNIVISNPPTRFGMIDRKAQRRLAEEALARAGAVDIHPLALVKDLPLSRKQIVEIAKALARKPRILILDEATSALTAADVSKVFAVLKRLRAEGLALVYISHRMNEIAELADDCTVFRNGSKVASYAAGSKSDGEVIEMMIGREYHSVYPPKPGRLAQTAPVLETRNLSWADRLHDISFSLRSGEIVGLGGLDGQGQRDLLLALFGVLRGLRGTVLVDGSPISISSPAQARRHGIGMALIPEDRKTEGLMLPMTVRDNLSLASLDRLTRGGIIDSAKEESAINQMMTLLAIKAGNIDAPVGALSGGNQQKVVIAKWLMRQPRIVLLNDPTRGIDVGTKQEIYLLLRRLADAGAGILFYSTDYAELIGCCDRVLVLYDGAVKRELVGAEITERALIASALNIPSAEPFHQEPAQ; this is encoded by the coding sequence ATGGAAAATGGCGGACCGCTCTTTTGCATGGAGGGGATATCGAAGCGCTATGGTGGGGTTCGCGCGCTTGAAAATGCCGCGCTGTCGGTCAGGGCAGGGGCCATCCACGCCGTACTCGGCGAGAACGGCGCCGGAAAGTCGACGCTCATCAAGATCATGGCCGGCGTCGTGGCTGCGGACGAGGGCCAGATGACGCTCGATGGACAGCCGGTGAAATTCGCTTCGCCGGCTGCCGCCAACGCCGCCGGGATCGTCTGCGTTTTCCAGGAGTTGTCGTTGATCCCAGAACTCAGCGTTGCCGACAATATCGTCATTTCCAATCCGCCGACGCGGTTCGGCATGATCGACCGCAAGGCCCAGAGGCGCCTGGCAGAGGAGGCGCTGGCGCGCGCCGGTGCCGTCGACATCCATCCTCTGGCTCTGGTCAAGGATCTGCCGCTGTCGCGCAAGCAGATCGTCGAGATTGCCAAGGCGCTAGCGCGCAAGCCGCGCATCCTCATCCTCGACGAGGCGACATCGGCGCTGACTGCGGCCGACGTTTCGAAGGTTTTTGCAGTGCTGAAGCGATTGCGTGCGGAAGGGCTGGCGCTTGTCTACATCTCGCATCGAATGAACGAGATTGCGGAACTTGCGGACGACTGCACGGTGTTTCGCAACGGCAGCAAGGTCGCGAGCTACGCGGCGGGCTCCAAGAGTGACGGCGAAGTCATCGAGATGATGATCGGCCGTGAGTATCACAGCGTCTACCCTCCTAAACCGGGCCGGCTTGCACAAACTGCGCCAGTGCTTGAAACACGAAATCTGTCCTGGGCGGACCGGCTCCACGACATCTCGTTTTCGCTCCGCTCGGGCGAAATCGTCGGTCTTGGCGGGTTGGACGGGCAGGGGCAGCGTGATCTCCTTCTAGCGCTGTTCGGGGTCCTGCGCGGGCTGCGCGGCACGGTCCTCGTCGACGGCAGCCCGATCAGCATCAGCAGCCCCGCGCAGGCGCGCCGGCACGGTATCGGCATGGCGCTCATCCCGGAGGACCGTAAGACCGAGGGGCTGATGCTGCCGATGACGGTGCGCGACAATCTCTCGCTTGCGTCGCTCGACCGGCTGACGCGCGGCGGGATCATCGACAGCGCGAAAGAGGAGAGCGCCATCAATCAGATGATGACGCTGCTCGCCATCAAGGCGGGGAATATTGATGCGCCCGTTGGAGCACTTTCGGGCGGCAACCAGCAGAAGGTCGTCATCGCGAAATGGCTGATGCGGCAGCCACGCATCGTCCTCCTCAACGATCCGACACGCGGCATCGACGTTGGAACCAAGCAGGAGATCTATCTGCTCTTGCGGCGCCTTGCTGACGCGGGCGCGGGCATCCTGTTCTATTCGACCGACTATGCCGAGCTCATCGGCTGCTGCGACCGGGTCCTCGTGCTTTATGACGGGGCGGTGAAGCGGGAACTGGTGGGAGCTGAGATAACGGAGCGCGCCCTGATCGCGAGCGCGCTTAACATCCCGTCCGCGGAACCATTCCATCAGGAGCCCGCGCAATGA
- a CDS encoding SMP-30/gluconolactonase/LRE family protein: MAEDFEIVDQRFASLVNHSARVEQLYTGCRWAEGPAYFAAGRYLVWSDIPNDRMLRYDETDGHVSIFRQPSNFANGNTTDRHGRLVTCEHGGRRVSRTEHDGSITTVADRWNGKRLNSPNDVVVRSDGSIWFTDPAYGIESDYEGHKAESEIGACHVYRVDPATGAVAAVITDMVRPNGLAFSLDEKELYVVDTGRTHGPDLPAHMRVFDVNEPGAISGGRVFADCTVGLFDGFRLDDEGRIWTSARDGIHCYHPDGTLLGKVRVPENTANCVFGGPKRNILYICATSSLYAVRLMVNGARLD, encoded by the coding sequence ATGGCCGAGGATTTCGAGATCGTAGACCAGCGCTTTGCCAGCCTGGTCAACCACAGCGCCCGAGTGGAACAGCTCTACACGGGGTGTCGCTGGGCCGAAGGGCCGGCCTATTTCGCCGCCGGGCGCTATCTGGTGTGGTCGGATATCCCCAATGACCGGATGCTGCGTTATGACGAAACCGACGGGCATGTGAGCATCTTTCGCCAACCGTCGAACTTCGCGAACGGCAATACCACCGACCGGCATGGCCGTCTGGTGACCTGTGAGCACGGTGGCCGCCGTGTCAGCCGCACCGAACATGACGGGAGCATCACCACCGTCGCCGATCGCTGGAACGGCAAGCGGCTCAACTCGCCGAACGACGTCGTCGTGCGATCAGACGGGTCGATCTGGTTCACCGATCCCGCCTACGGCATCGAGTCCGATTACGAGGGCCACAAGGCCGAAAGTGAAATCGGCGCCTGCCACGTCTATCGTGTCGACCCGGCGACGGGCGCGGTTGCGGCCGTCATTACCGACATGGTGCGGCCGAATGGCCTCGCCTTTTCGCTTGACGAAAAAGAGCTCTACGTCGTCGACACCGGCCGGACGCATGGGCCCGACCTTCCTGCGCATATGCGCGTCTTCGATGTGAACGAGCCGGGCGCGATATCGGGCGGGCGGGTCTTTGCCGATTGCACCGTAGGCCTCTTTGACGGGTTCCGCCTGGACGACGAAGGGCGGATCTGGACAAGCGCCCGCGACGGCATCCATTGCTACCACCCGGACGGCACCTTGCTCGGCAAGGTGAGAGTGCCGGAAAACACCGCCAATTGCGTGTTCGGCGGGCCTAAGCGAAACATCCTCTACATCTGCGCCACCAGCTCGCTTTATGCCGTTCGGCTGATGGTCAACGGCGCAAGACTCGACTGA
- a CDS encoding trans-sulfuration enzyme family protein has translation MKDLTQCVITPDVDMDGFETLGAATYRGSTIVFKNAEAYRTRGERGHQGYTYGLYGTPTTRTLEAKLTALEMGVRTFLVPSGQASNSVAMLSFLSTGDRILIADNSYPPVRDFANRDLARFGIEVAYYDPVAIDDLERQIDGRTKIVWCESPGSTTMEIQDLPRIAQIAHRHGALVGCDNTWATPLNYKPLTLGADIVTEALTKYVSGHSDVLMGSITVRAEEHIVPLRATLGRLGIGVSPDDATLVLRGMETLGVRLRHAAEGAAEIIALIQHHPLVEQVLYPSLLDFPGHDIWKRDFLGVSGVFSVVLKPEASKHAAAALDVLRTFAIGASWGGTRSLIAPMPVKQNRSASQWHGEDLVLRVSIGLEDLDDLKADIEAFLADIAERSAPAKVSKAS, from the coding sequence ATGAAAGATCTCACCCAGTGCGTGATCACGCCGGACGTTGATATGGACGGTTTTGAAACGCTTGGCGCGGCGACCTATCGCGGCTCCACGATCGTGTTCAAGAACGCTGAAGCCTACAGGACGCGCGGCGAGCGGGGGCATCAGGGCTACACCTATGGTCTGTATGGCACACCCACGACGCGGACCCTGGAAGCAAAACTGACGGCGCTCGAGATGGGCGTGCGAACGTTCCTGGTCCCATCCGGGCAAGCTTCGAACTCGGTCGCCATGCTGTCGTTCTTGAGTACTGGCGATAGGATCCTGATTGCCGACAACTCTTATCCTCCGGTTCGCGACTTCGCCAACCGCGACCTCGCACGCTTCGGAATTGAGGTCGCCTACTATGATCCGGTGGCGATCGACGATCTCGAGCGGCAAATCGATGGCCGCACCAAGATTGTCTGGTGCGAGTCCCCTGGCTCCACGACGATGGAAATCCAGGACCTTCCGAGGATCGCGCAAATTGCCCATCGCCATGGCGCACTCGTCGGCTGCGACAATACCTGGGCAACGCCGCTCAACTACAAACCCCTCACGCTCGGCGCCGACATCGTCACCGAGGCCCTAACCAAATACGTCTCTGGCCACTCCGATGTGTTGATGGGCTCGATTACGGTGCGCGCAGAGGAGCACATCGTTCCCCTTCGCGCGACTCTCGGTCGCCTCGGCATCGGTGTTTCGCCCGATGATGCAACGCTTGTACTGCGAGGAATGGAAACACTTGGGGTGCGCCTCAGGCATGCCGCGGAAGGAGCTGCCGAGATCATTGCCCTGATTCAGCATCATCCCTTGGTCGAACAGGTACTTTACCCCTCGCTGCTGGATTTTCCGGGGCATGACATCTGGAAGCGTGACTTCCTCGGCGTGAGCGGGGTCTTCAGCGTGGTGCTGAAGCCTGAAGCGAGCAAACACGCTGCTGCGGCCCTCGACGTCCTGCGCACCTTTGCCATTGGTGCGTCATGGGGAGGAACGCGCAGCCTCATCGCACCCATGCCGGTCAAACAGAATCGTAGTGCCAGCCAATGGCATGGGGAGGATCTGGTTCTGAGGGTCAGCATCGGCTTGGAAGATCTGGATGACCTCAAAGCCGACATCGAAGCATTCCTCGCCGACATCGCCGAACGATCTGCGCCAGCGAAGGTCTCCAAGGCGAGCTGA
- a CDS encoding ABC transporter permease, producing MTHVNGRKPNFLRKLDPAVVTAFGCILLLLVLGSFYSRSFLSPEYLLQQLKVASFLGIIATGMMLVILLGQIDLSVPWTVATGAMMACAAAAYGPVGTALAIPFGILCGIGIGLVNGVGVAYLRIPSMIVTLATNAVAQGVMVVYTGGFSPQDSATAAMRYLSTGALIPGIPNVVFIWGLVGTAMVFLLRRTGFGRAVYGIGNRERAAYLSGINTRRIVMTAFAASGGLSAFGGVLLAGYASKASQSMGDAYLLPAIAAVVLGGTSILGGRGSYLGTVAGVILITLLQSILSVTQMPEAGRQIIYGVMIILMLLLYGRAPASR from the coding sequence ATGACGCACGTAAACGGACGCAAGCCGAACTTCCTGCGCAAACTCGATCCGGCGGTGGTCACCGCGTTCGGCTGCATCCTGCTGCTGCTTGTCCTTGGCAGCTTCTATTCGCGCAGTTTCCTGTCACCGGAGTATCTGCTGCAGCAATTGAAGGTGGCATCCTTCCTCGGCATCATCGCCACCGGCATGATGCTTGTCATCCTGCTCGGGCAGATCGACCTTTCCGTACCGTGGACCGTTGCAACGGGCGCCATGATGGCCTGCGCGGCTGCCGCCTACGGTCCGGTCGGCACTGCTCTTGCCATCCCTTTCGGAATCCTTTGCGGGATCGGCATCGGGCTCGTCAACGGCGTCGGGGTGGCATATCTGCGCATACCCTCGATGATCGTGACGCTGGCGACGAATGCCGTCGCTCAAGGGGTGATGGTGGTCTACACAGGCGGGTTCTCGCCGCAGGATTCCGCCACCGCGGCCATGCGCTATCTCTCCACCGGCGCCTTGATCCCCGGCATCCCGAATGTCGTCTTCATCTGGGGGCTGGTCGGCACGGCGATGGTCTTCCTGCTGCGCCGGACGGGCTTCGGGCGGGCCGTCTACGGCATAGGCAATCGCGAACGGGCGGCCTATCTTTCAGGGATCAATACCCGCCGCATCGTGATGACCGCCTTCGCCGCCTCGGGCGGGCTCTCAGCCTTCGGCGGCGTCCTGCTGGCAGGCTATGCTTCCAAGGCCTCGCAATCGATGGGCGATGCCTATCTGCTTCCTGCCATAGCGGCTGTTGTTCTTGGCGGAACCTCGATCCTGGGCGGCCGGGGATCCTATCTCGGCACTGTCGCCGGCGTAATCCTCATCACACTCCTGCAGTCAATCCTCTCCGTCACGCAGATGCCAGAGGCCGGGCGCCAGATCATCTACGGCGTGATGATCATACTCATGCTTCTGCTCTATGGTCGTGCGCCAGCCAGCCGTTAA
- a CDS encoding sugar ABC transporter substrate-binding protein has translation MVKSLAGGIVAATAFFMLGSAAYAEPEVVSGPAAEPECFAPWSADTKFFKFPKKDGPYRIALANGYIANTWRIQMVQTAKAYAAQPDVAAKLKEFKVVSTGEDVPAQISAINNFIDSGYDAIVVNAQNPTAFAPVIKRAKEAGVVLVAFDNILDTEDAINVNVDQKGLGGLWGEWLVKHLPNGGKVLEVRGVAGTSVDTDRHDGIHEKLQASGKKFEVVEVMGKWDDAVAQKVTADAIATSGPFDGITGQGGDTGIVQAMIDAKHPFVPFGGETENGFRKFCAAHAADGLKCSSAGTGPAQVAVAIKTAIAALEGQVVPQSVKLPLAIVEDPNFKEGQDYFQSESDNFFVGNSFPTCGINFSAQEIMKQSKENK, from the coding sequence ATGGTGAAGTCACTCGCTGGCGGCATCGTTGCTGCCACTGCCTTTTTCATGTTGGGATCGGCCGCCTACGCAGAGCCGGAAGTGGTTTCAGGGCCCGCGGCGGAGCCGGAATGTTTCGCGCCCTGGTCGGCAGACACCAAATTCTTCAAGTTTCCGAAAAAGGACGGCCCATACCGCATCGCTCTTGCGAACGGCTACATTGCCAACACCTGGCGTATCCAGATGGTGCAGACAGCCAAGGCCTATGCCGCTCAGCCCGACGTCGCGGCCAAGCTGAAGGAGTTCAAGGTCGTATCGACGGGTGAGGACGTGCCCGCCCAAATCTCGGCGATCAACAACTTCATCGATTCCGGCTATGACGCCATCGTCGTCAACGCCCAGAACCCGACGGCATTCGCGCCCGTCATCAAGCGGGCGAAGGAAGCCGGCGTGGTGCTGGTTGCCTTCGATAACATCCTCGACACCGAGGACGCGATCAACGTGAACGTCGACCAGAAGGGGCTCGGCGGACTGTGGGGCGAATGGCTCGTCAAACATCTGCCGAATGGCGGCAAGGTACTCGAGGTGCGCGGTGTGGCCGGAACTTCGGTCGACACCGACCGTCACGATGGGATCCATGAGAAACTCCAGGCATCGGGCAAGAAATTCGAAGTCGTCGAGGTCATGGGAAAGTGGGATGACGCGGTGGCCCAGAAGGTGACGGCGGATGCGATCGCCACCAGCGGTCCCTTTGACGGCATTACCGGTCAGGGTGGCGATACCGGCATCGTCCAGGCGATGATCGACGCCAAACATCCGTTCGTGCCGTTTGGCGGCGAAACCGAAAACGGGTTTCGCAAGTTCTGCGCAGCACATGCCGCCGACGGCCTGAAATGCTCGTCGGCTGGAACCGGACCCGCACAGGTGGCCGTTGCCATCAAGACGGCGATCGCCGCGCTCGAGGGACAGGTGGTGCCGCAGTCGGTCAAGTTGCCGTTGGCCATTGTCGAAGATCCGAATTTCAAGGAGGGCCAGGATTACTTCCAGTCCGAATCCGACAATTTCTTCGTCGGTAATTCCTTCCCTACCTGCGGGATTAATTTCTCCGCCCAGGAGATCATGAAGCAGAGCAAGGAAAACAAGTAG
- a CDS encoding LacI family DNA-binding transcriptional regulator yields MKDDITSKDQSRKASRRGSGRPTIADVAKLAGVAAITVSRALRDPSLVSAELRAEIDTAVVQLGYAPDPNARALASSRADVIGVLVPSLTNIVFADTVRGIYDELGDGPLQIQMGNTHYSPREEERLMRMFLSQRPSALIVSGIDQTETTRKLLESADCPIVQIMEYGDDPVDMLVGFSHFDGGKAATNHLIEAGYRRIGFIGARMDPRSQRRLAGYRSALETAQLFDPKLVTTTLTPSRVSLGAPLLADALAKVADLDAVFCNNDDLAMGVLFECQRAGIAVPHSMAICGFNDLDMMHVAYPSLTSVRTPRYEIGRRSVQMVLDRLAGRPIESPIVDLGFELQVRESTAR; encoded by the coding sequence GTGAAGGACGACATCACTTCCAAAGACCAGAGCCGGAAGGCAAGCCGACGCGGCAGTGGGAGGCCAACCATAGCCGACGTCGCAAAGCTGGCAGGGGTTGCCGCGATTACCGTGTCGCGCGCGCTACGCGATCCGTCGCTGGTTTCGGCCGAACTGCGCGCGGAGATCGATACGGCGGTGGTCCAGCTCGGCTATGCGCCCGACCCCAATGCGCGCGCGCTCGCCTCCTCCCGAGCCGATGTGATCGGTGTTCTCGTGCCGTCACTGACAAACATCGTCTTCGCCGACACGGTGAGAGGCATCTATGACGAGCTCGGCGACGGTCCGTTGCAGATACAGATGGGCAATACCCACTATTCGCCCCGGGAAGAGGAACGGCTGATGCGGATGTTTTTGAGCCAGCGGCCATCGGCGCTGATCGTGTCCGGCATCGACCAGACCGAAACGACCCGCAAACTGCTCGAGAGCGCGGATTGCCCTATCGTGCAGATCATGGAGTATGGCGACGATCCGGTCGATATGCTGGTCGGGTTCTCCCACTTCGATGGCGGTAAGGCGGCGACCAACCATCTGATCGAGGCTGGATATCGCCGTATAGGCTTCATCGGCGCGCGAATGGATCCTCGCTCGCAGCGTCGCCTCGCCGGTTACCGCTCGGCTCTGGAGACCGCTCAGCTCTTTGATCCCAAGCTGGTAACCACCACGCTGACGCCTTCACGCGTATCGCTCGGTGCGCCGCTCCTGGCCGATGCGCTTGCCAAGGTCGCCGATCTTGATGCGGTCTTCTGCAACAATGATGACCTTGCCATGGGCGTGCTGTTCGAATGCCAGCGGGCGGGTATCGCCGTGCCGCACAGCATGGCAATCTGCGGCTTCAACGATCTCGACATGATGCACGTCGCCTATCCGTCGCTCACCAGCGTACGCACGCCGCGCTATGAAATCGGCCGGCGCTCGGTGCAGATGGTGCTGGATCGACTTGCCGGCCGGCCAATTGAATCGCCGATCGTCGACTTGGGCTTCGAGCTTCAGGTTCGCGAAAGTACGGCGCGATGA